One window of the Vigna radiata var. radiata cultivar VC1973A chromosome 1, Vradiata_ver6, whole genome shotgun sequence genome contains the following:
- the LOC106774524 gene encoding cyclin-dependent kinase D-3 gives MSELDLSKKVADRYLKREILGEGTYGVVYKAIDTQTGQTVAIKKIRLGKQKEGVNFTALREIKLLKELKDPNIIELIDAFPHKGNLHLVFAFMETDLEAVIRDRNIVLSPGDIKSYLQMTLKGLAVCHKKWVLHRDMKPNNLLIGSNGQLKLADFGLARVFGSPDRRFTHQVFARWYRAPELLFGTKQYGPGVDVWAAACIFAELLLRRPFLQGSSDIDQLGKIFAAFGTPSPSQWPDMIYLPDYVEYQHVPSPPLRSLFPMASDDGLDLLSKMFTYDPKARISVQQALEHRYFSSAPLPTDPVKLPRPAPKKESKVSDVISNEGPTVLSPPRKSRRVMPGRDGSEGNSLQGDKFDDSVNVRQAAADNTGKNEPVPMSLDFSLFGLKPPNRPTITSADRSHLKRKLDLEF, from the exons ACAGGGCAGACTGTGGCTATTAAGAAGATCCGGCTTGGCAAGCAGAAAGAAGGAGTCAATTTTACAGCTCTCAGAGAAATTAAACTGCTTAAGGAGCTCAAAGATCCAAACATTATTGAGTTGATTGATGCCTTTCCACATAAAGGAAATTTACATCTTGTGTTTGCCTTCATGGAGACAGACCTTGAAGCTGTTATACGGGACCGGAATATTGTTCTTTCACCTGGTGATATAAAATCTTACCTTCAGATGACTCTTAAAGGCCTTGCTGTTTGCCACAAGAAATGGGTTTTGCATAG GGATATGAAGCCAAATAATTTGTTGATAGGATCTAACGGACAACTGAAACTTGCGGATTTTGGTTTAGCTAGGGTATTTGGAAGCCCAGATCGCAGATTCACTCATCAG GTGTTTGCAAGGTGGTATAGAGCACCTGAACTATTATTTGGTACCAAGCAGTATGGTCCAGGGGTAGATGTTTGGGCCGCAGCCTGTATTTTTGCTGAACTTCTTCTTCGTAGACCCTTCTTGCAG GGTTCAAGTGATATTGATCAATTAGGAAAAATTTTCGCAGCATTTGGAACTCCATCTCCTTCTCAGTGGCCCGATATGATCTACCTACCTGATTATGTTGAATATCAACATGTTCCTTCTCCACCTTTGCGTTCTTTGTTTCCAATGGCAAGTGACGATGGTTTAGATTTGTTATCAAAGATGTTTACCTATGATCCAAAAGCTAGAATTTCAGTGCAGCAGGCATTAGAGCACAG GTACTTCTCTTCTGCACCTCTGCCCACAGATCCTGTTAAACTTCCAAGACCTGCTCCTAAGAAGGAATCTAAGGTTTCGGATGTAATTTCAAACGAAGGTCCTACGGTCTTGTCACCTCCTAGGAAGTCTAGGAGAGTAATGCCAGGGCGTGATGGGTCTGAAGGCAATTCTTTGCAAGGAGATAAGTTTGATGATAGTGTTAATGTCAGACAGGCAGCTGCTGATAATACAGGCAAAAATGAGCCAGTTCCAATGTCCCtagatttttctctttttggatTGAAACCTCCAAATAGACCTACAATTACCAG TGCTGACAGATCgcatttaaaaagaaagttagATCTAGAATTTTAG